Genomic DNA from Candidatus Tumulicola sp.:
TTGGGTGCCAGCTCGAATCGACGTGCGCTACGCTTTGTCTTTGGCACTGGCCGCGTCGAGTTTCCAGCCACCGGTCAAGAAAGTCGCCGGCGGTTTCATTTAGCGCGTCGAAGGACGCGATCTTTTTGCCCTGCTCGGCGTGCATCTTGGCCCTGACTTCCTCAACGGTCTTACCGTAGACGGATTTCCGGCGAACTCGGCCTAGGCTGTCCCTGACGACGATTCTGCCCTCCCAGTAGATCGCTTTGGATCCGTCCGCGTTGCGTCGCTCACGCTTACGCGTTCCGGTGTAGTGTCGTTTTCGTTTGACTGTCTCCGTTGGTTCGTTCATGAAGTCTCCTCCCTTCCGATACACTCCAGTTGCGCTCTGGGAATGCGTACCACGCGGCCCAACTGAAGATACTTTATGCGACCGTCGTCGAGCATGTGACGAACAGTCGTCCGGTGTACTCGAAGAACCGCAGCCGCCTCCGCGATCCCGAGAAAGTCGGGCATGTCGGCCAGACGGATTTTCTTGGAACGCATCACCGGTTTTTGTCTGACCTGGGTCTGAACTGAAGGACCACACCCGGCCGCTCTGGCCGAATAGCCTCCGACTCGGTCGTTTCACGTAAGTGCGCCGGCGACTCGAGGCCGTGGCGTTGGTACACGGCGTTAAGGTGCTTTTGAGCTTCCGCGAGGTGATCGACTTGAACGGGCAGGGCGATGACCTTGGAAGCCTCATCGGATTTTGACGTTGGTTTTTGCATCGGCCAACGCCCCTATGCGATCTTCCGACGGCGAGCCACGTTCGCATACCTCAAATCGTCTCGCCACTCGTCCAGCAACACCCTTGCGTCGTCGAATGCAAATTTGACCTCTGTCCGAGGAATTGCGAGCGGATCATCCGTGAGCCCGGCGCATATCCTCATCGCAGTGTCGAAGCCCACCGCGAATTGGGTGCTGCCGTCGCAGCCGCCGAGCAGTTCGTTGTCGCCTTCCTTGTAGAGGATGCGGTAGGCCAGGCCGGCGGCATAGTCGGCAGCTTCCTCGTCGTCCTCTGTTGTCTTCATGGTCTTGCTAATCGCGTTGAACGCTAGGGCCTGTAGAGCATCGTAGTCAGCCACGGTGGTTCTCCTTCCGAAACGAAGCGTGCCTCGAACCTCCTTAGGGCTTACGTGGAATGCGTTTGTAGCGAGAAACGTGAGTGAGCATTAACTCTCTCATGAGCTCGGACGCATTTTTACGTTCGTACCATGCGATGATGCGGAACTTTTCCAACAGGTCCTTCGGCAGGTAGAGGCTGGTTTTCACCCCTTCGCGTTTGCCTTTGTGTCTCAATATACCTCCTATACCCTACTGTATTCACGGACGTTGGTGGACCACCCCGGGGGACCGACGGTCCCAAGGCCGCTTCCCATGCCTGTGGGGTCGGCCCCTTCAGTGCGCGCCGCAGAGGCGGCGGTCTGCGGCGCCGACAGGACACTGCGTCCACAAATGGTCTAGGAGGTGGGTCGTAGCCATTCTGGTATTGGGTTCAGAGATGGGGAGGGTCTGGCCATGAGGACTCTACGTTGGGCGTTGTTGGCTCTTATCGTGGCGTCACTGCACACGACGAGCGCGATGGCCGACCAATCGGTGGAGGTGAATGGCGTTGTCTACACGCTTTCGCATGTCCGCGCCACACACACCATTGGCGATCCGGCAATGGGAGGCTCACGTGCCAACGGGGTCTACGTCATAATCTCGCTGGCGATGGTAAACAACACCCACCGCACTCGGACCGTGAATCCGACCGTATGCACGCTGACCGACGGCGGCGGAACCGTCTATCAGACCTCGGATACGGGTGATGCTGCTCTCGCAATGACGGGTGACAAGAATGCGTCGTGGCTAGACTCGCAAGTGCAGCCCGGCGTTCCGCGCACGTCCGACATTGTTTTTGAGGTGCCTAGCGGCAAGCGCAGCTTTACGCTAACAATACCCGCTTCGCTGTTGTCTTTCGGTAGATCGGGTAAGATTGCGATATCTTTTTAGGGCGATTGTCTGCCTGTTGACACCAACGGTTTAATCCTCATCGAAATCACTTCCCTCGGATCCGGTGAATGACGTAACCTTGGGGATCAGCCTTGTTGGGCGTTTCGAGCCACTCCTCACCGCCGGGATTGTTGACGTACATCAAACGGTGTGCGACCATGGCGTTCACCTTAGCGTCCGTCTGCTGGTCGAAGGGGGCCATATCCACGGCAACGTCCGCCTTGGACGTGAAGGCAATAAACGTGATACACCGATCGCTCCCGCTACCGACGACGGCTATGAACTTGTGATACGCCGCGATGAGATCGGCGACCTTATGTGAGCGCACGATGACACGTTCCCCAAACCCACCGTAGCCACCGCAAGGAATATCCCATCGCTGGACTACATCGTACGCGCCGCGGTCTGGCGTAGGTGGCGTCACTACACGCGGCTCCCGGGGCGCGGCGCACCCTGCTGCGAACAGCATGAGGGCGCAGGGCAGGGCGACCTTGGTAATCATTTGCTTTGGTTTTTTTTCACCGCGATTTTTGCTTTGAAGACTTTCGCTTTCTTGCGCGCCGGATAATCGCCCTTTTTAACGTAGCGGCTTATCGCCCGGGTCGAGGAGGGCCGGCTTCTTTGCGGACCCGTGCAGGGAGATCATCGGATGATGCCTAGGGCCTGCATCAAGAAGCGCGCAGCCCGGCCGATAGACCACGCGACCGTGTACTTGACAACCGCGCAAGTGTACCCGAGATGCGCGAATGCCTGACGGACAAAGATCCCGCTAGCGTGGAGCTGATTCATCTAGAACCCGCTCGTTCCGCCGGCGAACAGCAGAT
This window encodes:
- a CDS encoding DUF4352 domain-containing protein — its product is MASLHTTSAMADQSVEVNGVVYTLSHVRATHTIGDPAMGGSRANGVYVIISLAMVNNTHRTRTVNPTVCTLTDGGGTVYQTSDTGDAALAMTGDKNASWLDSQVQPGVPRTSDIVFEVPSGKRSFTLTIPASLLSFGRSGKIAISF